In the Cytophagales bacterium genome, GCCTGTAATTTCCCAAACGCTTAGTTCAGGATTGGCAAGTTTCACTCCTGTTGCAATGGCTGGCGCCCTTCCATGTATGGTATGAAAACCATAAGTATTCATATAGTAGGGAAACCTTGCAGCGCAGCCAATTCCTCCAACAAAGACAAAATCTTCCTTCTTTTTACCTAATTGAGGCATAGCATTTTGCATTGCTGAAAGAATGGCATAATCGCCACAGCCCGGGCACCAGCGTACCATCTGGTCGCTGGCAAAGTCTTTTTTTGTTAACTCAACTTCGGGTTCTTTGGGTTCTGCTAAGTGTTCTGACATGGTTTTTATATTAATATATTTTTATTTTGAATTCATAATAATTCTTTTTCTTTAACCAATTCCTTCCCTATTTGATATAAATATTCCGGTGCAAAATCAGCTTGATTTTCCCAGGTAATAGTACTAAATTTAATTTCAAATCTTTTGAAGTACTCTAAATCTTTTAATGGTTCAAAGATCTTGCGATGATCTTCAAAAATTGATTTCTTCAGATCAACCAATTTAATTTCACCATTATTAAAAGTTAGTAAGATTTTGTATTTTTCCTGGTACTTTCCCTGTGTAACATTGAGTATCATAGTTATTCTAATGGTTCAATTTTATTTTTCAATTTTATTTATCCTTTCCTTTAACTCCCCCACCGTAAAAGGCAGGCCTTGAATCTTATTGCACTGTTCATAATGGAATTGAGGGAACTTACTGCGTAACCAGTTCACAAACTGCCCCCTGTTCAATTCACATACCAATATCTTTTTGTATTTGCTCAATATTTCTTCTGTATTGCGTGGTAAGGGGTTGATGTAATTAAATTGTGCCAGGCTTACACTTTTTCCTGCTTCCTGTAACTCTAATACAGCCGTTAATAATGAACCGTAAGTGCCGCCCCACCCTACTACGAGAACATCTGCGTTTTCTTTGCCAATTACTTCAAGCTTTGGTATATAGTTTGCAACACGAGCCACTTTTTCCGCACGGATTTTCATCATTTTTTCATGATTTACCGGATCATAAGAAATGTTACCGGTCACATCTTCTTTTTCCAACCCCCCAATGCGGTGTTCAAGCCCTTTGATACCCGGGATAGCCCAGTATCGTGAAAGTTTATCTTTATCTCTAAAATATGGCTGATAGTCCTGCCCGTTGAGTTTTGGAACAGGTATTTTAATATCTGGCATATCACTCATTTTGGGAAATTTCCACGGTTCAGAACCATTGGCCAGGTAGCAATCAGATAAGAGCATCACGGGGGTCATGTGCTCTATGGCCAACCTGACCGCTTCAAAAGCATAGTAAAAACAATTGGAAGGAGTGCTTGCAGCAATTACAATGGCAGGATTTGCACTGTTCCTCCCGTAAATTGCCATCATCAGGTCACCTTGTTCGGTTTTTGTGGGCAAACCGGTTGAAGGCCCGCCTCGCTGAACATCTACAACGACAATAGGCAGCTCAACCATGCCTGCAAGGCTGATGGCTTCACTTTTCAGCGCTATTCCTGGTCCGGATGATGCAGTTATTCCCAGGTGTCCGGCATAAGCTGCTCCAATGGCTGAGCAAACAGCAGCGATCTCATCTTCCGCCTGCAGCGTGATCACGTCCAAATGCTTGTATTTTGCCAGTTCATGTAAAATATCCGAAGCCGGTGTAATTGGATAGGAGCCATAAAACAATTTTTTTCCTAATTTTTCCCGGGCAGCTAAAAAGCCCCATGCTGTAGCTATGTTGCCAGATATATGGCGGTATTTACCTTTTGCGATTTTTGCTGCGGGTACTTTATAGATAGATGGTAATGCTTCAACCGTTTCTGCGTAAAAATAACCGGCTTTCAATGCTTTTTTATTAGCCTCTACCAGGGACGGATCTTTTTTAAATTTCTTTTCAAGGAAATTTTCAGTTTGCTCCACACTGCGATCAAAGAGCCAATACATGATCCCGAGCGCAAACATATTTTTGCACCGGAGGATACTTTTCATGTCCAGCTCTGACCCCTCAAGGGTTTTCTTGGTCAAGGAGGTAATGGGCGCTTCAATGATCTTGTATTCATCCAGGCTGCCATCCTGAAGAGGATTATGCTCATAGCCTGCCTTGTCAAAGTCTCTTTGGGTGAAATTATCTGTGTCAGCAATGATGGTGCCCCCCGGTTCTACCCATCGCAGGTTAGATTTTAATGCAGCAGGGTTCATTGCTACCAGTACATCTGCACTATCTCCGGGTGTAAAAATATCAACTTTGCCGATTTGCACCTGGAAACCTGAAACCCCTTCAACGGTTCCCTGAGGCGCCCTGATCTCTGCCGGGAAATCAGGAAATGTTGCGAGATCATTTCCTAATAAGGCAGAGGTCAAGGTAAATTGACTACCGGTAAGCTGCATTCCATCCCCGGAATCTCCTGCGAAACGAATTACAACTTTTTCTAATTCAACTGTAGCGGTTTTAGTGGACATGTCTTAAAAAAGTAAAAGATTTTTTACAAAGGTAGAAATTATTACTAAAAATTCAGACTATTAATAAAGATTAATAATTTCAAATAAATCTTGTGAGTACACTTCGCAATGTTCTGCTCTATACGCTTTGCCCTATACCCCGCCAGTTGGCGGGGCTACGCTCCTTCAACATAATCCTTCAAATAAGCATATCTTGAAGTAAGTTTGCCTTGCTTCGCTATTGTGGCTCTCTCTATTACGCCATCTTTATCTTCTCCGAATATATTTGGTAACACATTGTTTATCAATTCAGTTCCAAAATCCTTTGATGCATCTTTGGGTAACTCACAGGGTAAATTATCTATAGCCATTACTGAAATATTTATTTCGTTTGAAAAGGGCGGTTCCAATTCTTCGGTTATAGGGTTGTAGTCATATACAGGATCGTCAATGGATGAAAATTTTTTAGTAGAGGGTATAGAACCTTCAATATCACCTGTTACGTCTGCAATGATCTTGATCTTAAAACTATCTTTTCGCATATCTTCTGTTGTAAAAAGAACAGGAGCTTTCGGATCCCAATAAGCCGCTGCTATTAAAATGTCTGTCACACCTGTAAATTTATAAAAAGTTGATTCATAGGCTTGAGGATTTTTGTAAAAGTGATCGGTATTCCATGCGCCCCCCGACTGCGTCTGGATCTTCGACCCGATTGCGTCTGGATCTTCGACATGCGCTGCCGAGTAACCCGGGACGCTATGCGCTATATGATAATCTTTTGAGTGAAGTTGTACATATACAGGATCAACAAAATTATCGTTAAGAAATTCTTCAATGATAACTTTCCTGATACTCATTCCGTTCAATACCTCCATAGCGCCTTTTGCAACCCTGCCTCCCCCGGTAATAGCAATTTTAAGACCAGATAGTTTTTTTGAGCTGCTCAGGGTGGAAATTTTTTTATATTCCTGTTTCATTTCATCTAAATCATCACACTGATGGGCAGCTTTCAGGTCAAAAAGCTTTTGCCGTTTACCAAATGTTAGAATGCCATTATAGGCGCCTACTATTCCTGCATATCTTCCAAAGGCAATGATCCTTTGGCCGTTTTTATCGGTCAGACATTCCCAGTCAATGAGCTGAATATTCTTTTTTAAAATGATACGCAGTAGTTCCCTGTTGTAGGGCTGCTTTTTAATTACATGTGAAAAGAACAGGTATTTTTTATTCGGAATAAGATCATTTTTCTGTACTTCCTTTACGCCCAGCAACAGCTCACAATCACTCTGCTCTTCTTTAACAGATATGCCTAATGAACGGTATTCATCATCCTTAAAGCATCTTACAGGACTGGGTTGAACGGAGATTGATAAGTTGGGGTATTTATTCATAACCTCTTTGCATTGCCGGGGCGTTAGAGGAACTCTCTTGTCTATAGGGATTTTACCTTCTTTTAAGATGCCGATCTTCATAAGTATTATTTTTTTACCTTGTAATCATTTTCTTAAAATGATAAACCAGAGAGCTATTCAATACCTTATTCCCGGTTAACTTTTCTGACCTTTCAAACAAGTGATAGCAGATCCAAGTAACAACCACACCTATTATAGCCCCAAAATAAGTATCCACAAAAAAATGCTGCAACAAATATATCCTGGAAATTGAAACGAGAAATGCCATAAGGAAGAATAACAAGCCCAGGATATAATTTGGTGATTTAATGCTTGTTGAATTAATTAAAAGCGTAAGCAGACAAAAAATTGAAAATGCTGCCGCGGTATGTCCTGAAGGGAAACTGTTGAATGAATGTACATTTATACCTTCAACAAAATTAAGTTCGGCTGCTTGTTCTAATAGCTTACGGGGCCTTAAACTATCTGAAAAAATGGTATGTTTTAAAGCCTGTGTAATGATCGTTGTTGCCAAAAAACAGAATAAGCTCAAAAGAGCATATTTAAGCCTGTAAAAAGCCAATAATATAGTGAGCAAAGCAAAAAACCATCCACTGCCTAAAAGGGTGAACCAGAGAAAAAACTTATCACTGAAATCGTTGTGTAAACTATTTAAAAATAATACGATATCTCCTTTTGAAGAACAATACAAGATCACTCCGCCAGTTATTAAATAAGCTAAAAAGCATAGGAAGAAATAAAAATTGATCTTAAATAGTTTTACCATTGTGAGTAATTCTTAATCCGTTTTAGCCTTTTTTTGATCGTGTTTCTTGTTTTTCAATTTTTTATCTTCAACATGTTTGTCTAAAAACTTGTTAATTTTATCAATATCCATCGTTGAAGTAATTTCTCCAAAAGGGTTTACAGCAACTTGAAATCCTTCAAGTTCCTTGTGTATATCAGGTTTTTTGGACTTATTTGTTTTTTTCTTTTTTCTTACCATTATTGTAGTTCAAGGATATAGGGAAATAAAGGGAATAGGGAAAATAGACCAAACAAATAAGAATTGTATTCTTTTCCATATTCCCTTATTCCCTTATTTCCTTATTCCCAGCAAATTCATCGGATGACCCAAACGCACAACCTGGAGAGTCATCCGATGATAACCACCCCTTGTCATAGTCATAGTCATTGTCTATTGTCATATTGTCTACTGTCTATTGCCAACTGCCAACTGCATTTCCTTATTCCCTATTTCCCTATTTCCTTATTTATATCCGGCAGCACAAAATCATCCAGCGTGCTTTCTTTTGCCATCATAGCTTCGATCTCATCAATTTTCCTTGGGGCCAGTTTTGATAAATTTTTCCAGCCAGTTTCAGTGATCAAAATATCATCTTCTATTCTCACAGCAATACCCCACCACTTTTGATCACAATCACTCCCTTCGGGAATATAGATTCCAGGTTCAACCGTAATTACCATTCCTGGCTCTAATGTTCCATGATTTCCCCTGTCATGCACATCTAATCCCAAATAATGTGATGTGCCATGAGGAAAATAACGGGAAACTTCACTTTCTGACTGAATAATCCCTAATGCTATTAATCCTTCGGAAATTATTTTCTTTGCTGTGCGATGTGGGGCATTAAAAGGATTTCCTTTTTTACAGGATTTGAATGCTTTTTCCTGTGCCTGGTAAACTATCTTGTAGATCTGCTTTTGTTCTTCAGAAAATTTGCCATTTGCAGGGATCGTTCTTGTAACATCTGCTGTATAGCCACGATATTCTGCTCCCAGATCCATCAAAACTAAATTGTTGCCAACGTTGGTCCTGTTATTTGTGATATAATGCAGAACGCAGCCGTTATTTCCCGAACCAACAATGGACGGATAACCTTCATATTCTGCTCCGTATTTTTTATATACAAACTCATGTATTCCCTGGATCTCTGCCTCAGACATATTTGCGTGCATAGCTTTCATCACTTCAATTTGCCCGATTGCCGATATTTTTATTGCCCTTCGAAGCAATTTTAGCTCAGCTTCGGTCTTAATTTCCCGAAGGCTGTTCATGATTGAGTGCAATTCCCGGGAATAATTTTCGCGATCTAGAGCGTTTATCTTTTTCTTGAATTGAACGATCAGGCTATACAAATCCCCTTCATCCTGTTGATCATCTCTTACATCGTTGTAAAAATTAAGAAAAAGTATTTTATCAAAATGTTTAAAATCAATATTAAAGTTCTTAAAAGCTGTATTGGGCAGCACTTTTTCAAACCCCAGCTTATTTTTTACTCCCTTGATCCCCAGCATTTTACCTGTCCACATTTCCATATATGGATTACTTTGCTGTACAAAAATAATTTCATTGTAGCCTTCATTTTTTTGAAGGCGGGGCCGCACGCGCCCGTTTATTCCCTTTATTTCCTTATTTCCTGTATTTCCTTCTTCAAAATCCTCCCCTTCCTGATTTCCTGAAAAAATTAACAAGACTGCATGAGGTTCTCTTAAGCCGGTAAGATAATAAAAGTCAGGGTCCTGATGATAGAGATAGTCAACATCATTGGCTCTGTTTCTTACAGGATTTGCAAAAAAAACGGCAACAGAATTGGGAGATAAGTATTTTCTTAATGCTTCTCTGCGTTCCTTGTGAAATGATTTATCTAAGTAGTCGCCAGGATAAAGATTTACCTTGTCAGAAGGACTGGGGTCTTTATCATTTTCGGTGATTTGCTGACCCGATGCTAATATACTAATGAATACTAACCCCGCACATAAATTGGGTACAGCTTTTAAAAAAAAATATCTCAATAAATTTATGTGCGGGGCTAATGCCAACCGCTGAAGCCTTGAAGAGATTAATGCAAATACTTGTAATGTGTCTTTTATTCGTATCATTAGCATTATAAATTAGTATAAAGTTCCGGTGTTTGCCTGAACGCTCAGCATGCCATTCCGAAAAGTTGGAACGCATTATAGCATTTTTTTTAAAAAAATGATAAAAAATTTTGCTAAATAATATTATTATTTTTTAATTATAGTTTGTAATCTTGTTAAAATATGTCGTTAAAAAATGATTTACTATTACGTGCTGCCAGAGGTGAAAAAACGGAAAGAACACCTGTATGGTTGATGCGCCAGGCTGGCAGGATCCTGCCGGAATATAGAGCGATTCGGCAAAAACTTAAAAGCTTCAAAGAGCTGGTAACCAATCCGGAGCTGGCCGCTGAAGTTACCATCCAACCGGTTGATAGGTTAGGAGTGGATGCTGCAATTATATTCTCTGATATCCTGGTGATACCTGAAGCAATGGGCCTACCTTATCAAGTGATTGAATCAAAAGGGCCGGTTTTCAGAAAAACGATCAGGAATTTAAAAGATGTTGATTATCTGAAGATCGCTGATCCGGTTAATGACTTGCAATATGTGATTGAAGCAATAAAGATCACCAAAAAAGAACTGAAAGGAAAGGTACCTTTAATCGGTTTTGCCGGTGCACCATGGACGGTCTTTGCTTATATGATCGAGGGGCAGGGTTCTAAAACATTTGCTAAAGCAAGGAAGATGCTTTACACCAACCCCGGCCTTTCTCATATTTTATTGCAAAAGATCACAGCAAGCACCATCAACTATCTCAACGCTCAAATCAATGCAGGCGCAGACATTGTGCAGTTGTTTGATTCCTGGGCAGGGATTTTACCTCCAGGGCAATACAGGGAGTTTTCTTTAAAATACATCTCTCAAATTTGTGATGAAGTACCTCCCTCTTCCCTCTTGCCTGCGTCTTTTGGGCTCCCGCCTGCCGTAAGCCTTTGGCGGGCAGGTCGGCAGGCAGGCATCCCACGCCCCCCAATGATCGTTTTTGCAAAAGGCGCCTGGTTTGCCAGAAGCGAATTAGTTAGTTTGAACTGCGAAGTGATTGGTTTAGACTGGAATATGGACATCAAAGAATCCCGGGCTGTGATAAGTGATGCCAAAACCCTTCAGGGTAACCTTGACCCCTGTGTATTATATTCATCGTTTGACGAGATCAGGTTACAAACCAAAAAAATGTTAAAGGAATTTGGACCTTTCAGGCATATTGCCAATTTAGGCCACGGTGTTTACCCTGATACGGAAGTAGAGAAAGTGAAGTGTTTTGTGGATACGGTAAAAGAGCATATCGCATAGCATATAGAGCAGGTAGTACTTAGTTGCACAAAGTAATAGTAATTAAAACACTCAATTATACTTCTCAATTGTTTGCTTTCATTCGGCTGTAATTCAGTTGTTATGCGGTTGTTATACGATTGTATAACCATTGTATTACCATTGTATGACGATCGAATTACTATTGAATTACTATTGAATTGCTGTAGTTATTTGCGCTTTGCGTTACTCACTCTGCATGATTATTTATACCCGTACCCCAACAACACAAATATCGTCACCTTGCTCAATATTTCCTCTCCATTCCTCTATGGTAGTGTCAAGTATTTGTTTTTGTTGTTCCATGGACTTGTTATGTATAGAAAGCAGCAACTTCTTGAATTTACCTCTCTTAAACTTTTGTCCCTGACCATATTCGCTTTTGCTGTTTCCACCAAACTGGTCTGCATACCCATCTGAAAAGATGTACAGCATATCTCTCTTTTGGAGCTCTATGTCGTGTTTTGTGAAGGGCTTTAACTTTTCATAGATACCTATAGGCTGTCTGTCGGCTTTGATCTCAATTAATTCACCTTTTCTAACAATCCATAGTGGGTTGTATGCTCCGGCAAATTGTAGAGAAAAGACATGTTGAGCGTCAGCGAAATCCCGACTCTGTCGGGGCCCGCTCCCTACATGCCCTTTCCCTATAGACATTACACAAATCGCTATATCCATGCCGTCCTGCTGCTCTCCTGCTTTTCCTGTTTGACCTAATGCTTTGATGATATGATCACGAAGTTGTTTTAATATCATATCGGCCTGAGTAATGCCATTTTCAATCACTATCTCGTTAAGCATGGCATTGCCGATCATACTCATAAAAGCACCCGGTACTCCATGTCCTGTACAGTCACAAACAGCAAAGATAACAGTAGAAGCCCCCCTGCCAGCCCCCCCTAAATCCCCCCCGCCACTATTCCTTACCGAATCGGTGAATGGGTGAATCGGTGAATCGGTGAATTGCTTCGTTTTCTTTCTCTCCGTTTCTCCGATTCCCCGTTTCTCCGATTTAGGGGGGCTGGGAGTTAGAGGGGGGCTGATCCAGTAAAAATCTCCTGACACAATATCTTTCGGCTTGAATAAAATAAATGATTCTGGAAAAAGATCAGCAAATTCTTCATGTCCCGGCAATATAGCTTCCTGTATCTTGCTTGCGTAGCTGATGCTATCAGTAATGTTTTTGTTCTTTTGTTTTATCTCTTCTTCTGCTAATTTTATTTCTGTTATATCTGAATCTATTATCACCAATTTTTTTAATTTTCCATTATCATTATCTATGATAGGTGTAATTGTAGTTTGAACCCAAAATTCTTTTCCTGATTTATCGTTATTATGCGTTTCATAGACGACCGTTTTTTTGTTAGTAATACAATCATCAATTATTTCTTTTATTTCAGGGTTACCGCTTATTTCTGTCAATGAATTTCCTTTTTCTTTAACAAATTCTTCAAGATTATAGCCTGTCATTTTTGTAAATCCTTCATTTACCCATTCTAATTCTCCATAGGCATTGGCTATGATCACGGCATTGTCAGTTTCTCTGGCTACGATAGAGAGTTTTTCCAATTCTATATTAGTTTGATTTAATGTTTCATTTATTTGTTCCAATTCATCTTTCTGGACATTGATTTTTTGAGTACGTTCTTTGACCTTCTCCTCCAAAATTCGTTTTTGTCTCTTTAAATTCTGTTCTCTCAATTTAACATATATGACAACTGCCATTATCAGGAAGATAATGATCAAAGTCCTGAACCACCCTGTTTTCCAGAAAGGGGGAGTGATAATTATCTGTATGGCTTTTGCTTTTTCGTGCCATATTCCATCAGAATTGGTGCCTTTTACTTTAAATACATATTCCCCTGGATCCAGGTTTGTATAGGTCGTAAATCGTACATTTTCACAGAATATCCAATCTCTATTGAAGCCTTCCATTTTATATTTATATTGATTTCTTGAGGGATTAGTGTAATCGAGAGAAGAAAATTCAAAATAGAGTATATTTTGATCATAGTTAAGTGTTATCTCTCTAATTTCCGAAATTTCAAGTTCAGACTCAAATGGTTGATTGAGCACATTAATAGCGGTAATTTCAATAGGAGGGTCATAGGTGTTAATAGCAAGACTGCTGGGATCAAAACGATTCAGACCTCTGGGACCTGCAAAGTACATTTCTCCTGACTTTGTTTTATAACAAGCATTTGTATTAAATTCATAATCCTGTAATCCGTCATAAATATCAAAATTCCTGAAAGCACCTAACTCACCCCCTAACCCCTTAAAAGGAGAACTACCCTCTTGCTTCAGAAAACCGGGGTGAATTTTCCCTTTTAGGGTGTCGGGGTGTGAGGTGGGTGGTGTAAAGCTGCTGATTCCTTTATTCGTACTTATCCACAAATGCCCTTCATCGTCTTCAAGAATCCCGTATATGAAAGCATTCGGAAGGCCGCTGCTTTCATCAT is a window encoding:
- a CDS encoding DUF2442 domain-containing protein, with amino-acid sequence MILNVTQGKYQEKYKILLTFNNGEIKLVDLKKSIFEDHRKIFEPLKDLEYFKRFEIKFSTITWENQADFAPEYLYQIGKELVKEKELL
- a CDS encoding 2-oxoacid:acceptor oxidoreductase subunit alpha translates to MSTKTATVELEKVVIRFAGDSGDGMQLTGSQFTLTSALLGNDLATFPDFPAEIRAPQGTVEGVSGFQVQIGKVDIFTPGDSADVLVAMNPAALKSNLRWVEPGGTIIADTDNFTQRDFDKAGYEHNPLQDGSLDEYKIIEAPITSLTKKTLEGSELDMKSILRCKNMFALGIMYWLFDRSVEQTENFLEKKFKKDPSLVEANKKALKAGYFYAETVEALPSIYKVPAAKIAKGKYRHISGNIATAWGFLAAREKLGKKLFYGSYPITPASDILHELAKYKHLDVITLQAEDEIAAVCSAIGAAYAGHLGITASSGPGIALKSEAISLAGMVELPIVVVDVQRGGPSTGLPTKTEQGDLMMAIYGRNSANPAIVIAASTPSNCFYYAFEAVRLAIEHMTPVMLLSDCYLANGSEPWKFPKMSDMPDIKIPVPKLNGQDYQPYFRDKDKLSRYWAIPGIKGLEHRIGGLEKEDVTGNISYDPVNHEKMMKIRAEKVARVANYIPKLEVIGKENADVLVVGWGGTYGSLLTAVLELQEAGKSVSLAQFNYINPLPRNTEEILSKYKKILVCELNRGQFVNWLRSKFPQFHYEQCNKIQGLPFTVGELKERINKIEK
- a CDS encoding alanine dehydrogenase — protein: MKIGILKEGKIPIDKRVPLTPRQCKEVMNKYPNLSISVQPSPVRCFKDDEYRSLGISVKEEQSDCELLLGVKEVQKNDLIPNKKYLFFSHVIKKQPYNRELLRIILKKNIQLIDWECLTDKNGQRIIAFGRYAGIVGAYNGILTFGKRQKLFDLKAAHQCDDLDEMKQEYKKISTLSSSKKLSGLKIAITGGGRVAKGAMEVLNGMSIRKVIIEEFLNDNFVDPVYVQLHSKDYHIAHSVPGYSAAHVEDPDAIGSKIQTQSGGAWNTDHFYKNPQAYESTFYKFTGVTDILIAAAYWDPKAPVLFTTEDMRKDSFKIKIIADVTGDIEGSIPSTKKFSSIDDPVYDYNPITEELEPPFSNEINISVMAIDNLPCELPKDASKDFGTELINNVLPNIFGEDKDGVIERATIAKQGKLTSRYAYLKDYVEGA
- a CDS encoding phosphatase PAP2 family protein → MVKLFKINFYFFLCFLAYLITGGVILYCSSKGDIVLFLNSLHNDFSDKFFLWFTLLGSGWFFALLTILLAFYRLKYALLSLFCFLATTIITQALKHTIFSDSLRPRKLLEQAAELNFVEGINVHSFNSFPSGHTAAAFSIFCLLTLLINSTSIKSPNYILGLLFFLMAFLVSISRIYLLQHFFVDTYFGAIIGVVVTWICYHLFERSEKLTGNKVLNSSLVYHFKKMITR
- a CDS encoding M24 family metallopeptidase translates to MIRIKDTLQVFALISSRLQRLALAPHINLLRYFFLKAVPNLCAGLVFISILASGQQITENDKDPSPSDKVNLYPGDYLDKSFHKERREALRKYLSPNSVAVFFANPVRNRANDVDYLYHQDPDFYYLTGLREPHAVLLIFSGNQEGEDFEEGNTGNKEIKGINGRVRPRLQKNEGYNEIIFVQQSNPYMEMWTGKMLGIKGVKNKLGFEKVLPNTAFKNFNIDFKHFDKILFLNFYNDVRDDQQDEGDLYSLIVQFKKKINALDRENYSRELHSIMNSLREIKTEAELKLLRRAIKISAIGQIEVMKAMHANMSEAEIQGIHEFVYKKYGAEYEGYPSIVGSGNNGCVLHYITNNRTNVGNNLVLMDLGAEYRGYTADVTRTIPANGKFSEEQKQIYKIVYQAQEKAFKSCKKGNPFNAPHRTAKKIISEGLIALGIIQSESEVSRYFPHGTSHYLGLDVHDRGNHGTLEPGMVITVEPGIYIPEGSDCDQKWWGIAVRIEDDILITETGWKNLSKLAPRKIDEIEAMMAKESTLDDFVLPDINKEIGK
- the hemE gene encoding uroporphyrinogen decarboxylase, yielding MSLKNDLLLRAARGEKTERTPVWLMRQAGRILPEYRAIRQKLKSFKELVTNPELAAEVTIQPVDRLGVDAAIIFSDILVIPEAMGLPYQVIESKGPVFRKTIRNLKDVDYLKIADPVNDLQYVIEAIKITKKELKGKVPLIGFAGAPWTVFAYMIEGQGSKTFAKARKMLYTNPGLSHILLQKITASTINYLNAQINAGADIVQLFDSWAGILPPGQYREFSLKYISQICDEVPPSSLLPASFGLPPAVSLWRAGRQAGIPRPPMIVFAKGAWFARSELVSLNCEVIGLDWNMDIKESRAVISDAKTLQGNLDPCVLYSSFDEIRLQTKKMLKEFGPFRHIANLGHGVYPDTEVEKVKCFVDTVKEHIA
- a CDS encoding PAS domain-containing protein — encoded protein: MKQTLFTYYFLLFSLWATAQESKLQSRPLQFEHLSMKDGLSMNPVMSIVQDKKGFLWFGTQDGLNRFDGYKFKVFKTKDDDSNSISDNFITTLFADRPGNLWIGTFGGGLNRYDIKTGKFKRFYKSSSSGYGLKNDLIWSFESVQSKLWIGTDKGIVVIDPVSEEFVNILEQYPSLEKLSGSTVLCIFRDTSGKLWFGTTYGLLLFQPDNGKLTTFLHNNRDPNSLSHNTVLKVFEDSKNNLWVGTIDGLNKYDPGSESFTNYFFKEERRSVSEELEATGSNTRNTFSLINNYSGNTIRCVFEDEVGIFWIGTDMELIRFDPLTGDFVNYKKDLINPTGINDHFIRTLYKDRSNNLWIGTMGSGLNKVNLKPKKFILYQKRVNDPISLSANYIRAIHEDNRGNIWIGTLIGGLNRFDPQKEKFYHYPKSDGPAENSPNDNNVWSLCTDSRGWVWIGTNNGLNRYDPISRKFKHYVYNKNDPTSISENTIRGIFQDSKGNLWVGTEKGLNKFDYESEKFKHYIKNEGIASPPTRNSSPDSPYSSGSPLRSDLARNAEISNSISNNTVWKIIEDRTGNLWLATNDGLNKFDPESEKFTIYKKVQGNIYSLSHNGVRTLYEDTKGNLWVGTQNGLNQFDPASGTFIRYDESSGLPNAFIYGILEDDEGHLWISTNKGISSFTPPTSHPDTLKGKIHPGFLKQEGSSPFKGLGGELGAFRNFDIYDGLQDYEFNTNACYKTKSGEMYFAGPRGLNRFDPSSLAINTYDPPIEITAINVLNQPFESELEISEIREITLNYDQNILYFEFSSLDYTNPSRNQYKYKMEGFNRDWIFCENVRFTTYTNLDPGEYVFKVKGTNSDGIWHEKAKAIQIIITPPFWKTGWFRTLIIIFLIMAVVIYVKLREQNLKRQKRILEEKVKERTQKINVQKDELEQINETLNQTNIELEKLSIVARETDNAVIIANAYGELEWVNEGFTKMTGYNLEEFVKEKGNSLTEISGNPEIKEIIDDCITNKKTVVYETHNNDKSGKEFWVQTTITPIIDNDNGKLKKLVIIDSDITEIKLAEEEIKQKNKNITDSISYASKIQEAILPGHEEFADLFPESFILFKPKDIVSGDFYWISPPLTPSPPKSEKRGIGETERKKTKQFTDSPIHPFTDSVRNSGGGDLGGAGRGASTVIFAVCDCTGHGVPGAFMSMIGNAMLNEIVIENGITQADMILKQLRDHIIKALGQTGKAGEQQDGMDIAICVMSIGKGHVGSGPRQSRDFADAQHVFSLQFAGAYNPLWIVRKGELIEIKADRQPIGIYEKLKPFTKHDIELQKRDMLYIFSDGYADQFGGNSKSEYGQGQKFKRGKFKKLLLSIHNKSMEQQKQILDTTIEEWRGNIEQGDDICVVGVRV